A section of the Roseomonas marmotae genome encodes:
- a CDS encoding formyltransferase family protein, translating into MRIALFTMDSAISAEAVLALARSLDGQIVLIGRSDPYRPAAGGGLGQLRRHWRRSGWRILPFLLLSYVLPQALGRLRRACGGGALSQWAQAQRIPLLEVAEVNGEATRQALRAARPDLILSFHFDQIFDDAVLAVAPMGGINLHPALLPRHRGPLPTFWAMLEEPPAFGVTLHRIAARIDAGTILARRAVPLPPGTSAATAARLLHEEGVALVRSAIAALARGSPLPEQNPEPLPYCPFPPTALLRSAARRGRHLVGWADLSAALTAPTG; encoded by the coding sequence ATGCGGATCGCCCTCTTCACGATGGACAGCGCCATCAGCGCCGAGGCGGTGCTGGCCCTGGCCCGGAGCCTGGACGGGCAGATCGTGCTGATCGGACGTTCCGATCCCTATCGCCCGGCGGCGGGCGGCGGGCTGGGGCAGCTCCGCCGCCACTGGCGCCGATCGGGCTGGCGCATCCTGCCCTTCCTGCTGCTGAGCTACGTCCTGCCCCAGGCGCTGGGCCGGCTGCGGCGCGCCTGCGGCGGCGGTGCCCTGAGCCAATGGGCGCAGGCGCAGCGCATCCCGCTGCTGGAAGTGGCGGAGGTCAACGGAGAGGCCACGCGCCAGGCGCTGCGGGCGGCGCGGCCGGACCTCATCCTCTCCTTCCATTTCGACCAGATCTTCGATGACGCCGTGCTGGCCGTGGCGCCGATGGGCGGCATCAACCTGCACCCGGCACTGCTGCCACGCCATCGTGGCCCGCTGCCCACCTTCTGGGCCATGCTGGAGGAACCGCCGGCCTTCGGTGTCACGCTGCACCGGATCGCCGCGCGTATCGATGCCGGCACCATCCTGGCCCGCCGCGCCGTACCGCTGCCGCCCGGCACCAGCGCCGCCACCGCCGCCCGGCTGCTGCACGAGGAAGGCGTCGCCCTGGTCCGCTCCGCCATCGCCGCCCTGGCCCGCGGCAGCCCCCTGCCCGAACAGAACCCGGAACCCCTGCCCTATTGCCCCTTTCCCCCCACCGCGCTCCTGCGGTCGGCGGCACGGCGCGGGCGGCATCTGGTCGGCTGGGCGGATCTGTCCGCGGCACTCACCGCGCCGACCGGTTAA
- a CDS encoding capsule biosynthesis protein, with product MPPGESPARKRFLFLQGPISPFFQEVGAGLRALGHVVHRINLHLGDRLFWRIPGATNFRGRPTEWPDFIGRFLDEKRITHLVLLGEQRPYHKLAIAAAAERGVEVVVTDLGYIRPDWIVMERDGLNASSRFTRDPQTIVRLGAALPPPDLVVRHHDDFRTQAVLDVVYNIAGIMPWPFPHYRGHQIYNPLPFYAGIVLRLMKRGSENRQADCILQRLSGTGPLYLFAMQMENDFSIRAYSRYTDMDTPLREVALSFAHHAPPGTHLLVKAHPLDPGLKNWSRRVQHMAREAGLEGRMHYLGGGNLGAIVEQVQGVVTVNSTVGLRAILGQTPTFALGEALYRIPGLVFSGTLDEFWTQGAPPDPALREGFLRSIAHSLHIRGVYHAREGRQVAVHGAVRRLHEGILNRPVPEALDPETEGATAGFWPPKRVVRQSA from the coding sequence ATGCCCCCCGGTGAATCACCCGCGCGGAAGCGCTTCCTCTTCCTGCAGGGACCGATCAGCCCATTCTTCCAGGAAGTGGGCGCGGGGCTGCGCGCGCTCGGGCATGTGGTGCACCGCATCAACCTGCACCTGGGGGACAGGCTCTTCTGGCGCATTCCCGGCGCCACGAACTTCCGCGGCCGCCCCACGGAATGGCCGGATTTCATCGGCCGTTTCCTGGACGAGAAGCGCATCACCCATCTGGTGCTGCTGGGCGAGCAGCGGCCCTACCACAAGCTCGCCATCGCCGCCGCCGCCGAGCGCGGGGTGGAGGTGGTGGTCACCGATCTCGGCTATATCCGCCCGGACTGGATCGTGATGGAGCGCGACGGGCTGAACGCCTCCAGCCGCTTCACGCGCGACCCGCAGACCATCGTGCGGCTGGGCGCCGCGCTGCCGCCGCCGGACCTTGTGGTACGCCACCACGATGATTTCCGCACCCAGGCGGTCCTGGACGTGGTCTACAACATCGCCGGCATCATGCCCTGGCCCTTCCCGCATTATCGCGGCCACCAGATCTACAATCCCCTGCCCTTCTATGCCGGGATCGTCCTGCGGCTGATGAAGCGCGGTTCGGAGAACCGGCAGGCCGACTGCATCCTGCAACGCCTCTCCGGCACCGGGCCGCTCTACCTCTTCGCCATGCAGATGGAGAACGACTTCTCCATCCGCGCCTATTCCCGCTACACCGACATGGATACGCCGCTGCGGGAGGTGGCGCTGAGCTTCGCCCACCACGCGCCGCCTGGCACGCATCTGCTGGTGAAGGCGCATCCGCTGGACCCCGGGCTGAAGAACTGGAGCCGGCGCGTCCAGCACATGGCGCGGGAAGCGGGGCTGGAAGGGCGGATGCACTACCTCGGCGGCGGCAATCTCGGCGCCATCGTCGAGCAGGTGCAGGGCGTGGTGACGGTGAACAGCACGGTGGGTCTGCGCGCCATCCTCGGCCAGACGCCCACCTTCGCGCTGGGGGAGGCGCTTTACCGCATCCCCGGCCTCGTCTTCAGCGGCACGCTGGACGAGTTCTGGACCCAGGGCGCCCCGCCCGACCCGGCACTGCGCGAGGGCTTCCTGCGCAGCATCGCGCATTCCCTGCATATCCGCGGCGTCTACCACGCGCGGGAGGGGCGTCAGGTCGCGGTGCATGGCGCCGTGCGCCGCCTGCATGAAGGCATCCTGAACCGTCCGGTACCAGAGGCGCTGGACCCGGAGACGGAAGGCGCGACGGCGGGTTTCTGGCCACCGAAGCGGGTGGTGCGGCAGAGCGCCTAG
- a CDS encoding class I SAM-dependent methyltransferase gives MHSPALLDRPLVSSLSPAQITAIRAIPHFRDSHYAAMDLNRIFRFYVDEFVRPLTLSAEKVRSVADIGTGYGWLAIAFALNTDFRILAVDFNGPRVVAARAIAAVLGVADRIEWAVASVDALPFPDRSFDAVYCIEVIEHVSDRPEVVRDLGRVSRRHLTVSTPNKAAPVVFHDTCLPFCHWLHPRFRNGYARLFGRLRQQDNNLFWSPWKLVSSLPEFECLSSVRRFLSPNLRLTFRRAME, from the coding sequence ATGCATTCGCCTGCCTTGCTGGACCGTCCCCTGGTCTCGTCTCTCTCGCCCGCGCAGATCACGGCTATCCGGGCAATTCCCCATTTCCGGGACAGCCACTACGCCGCGATGGATCTCAACAGGATCTTCCGGTTCTATGTCGATGAATTCGTCAGGCCCCTGACACTCAGCGCCGAGAAGGTCAGAAGCGTCGCCGATATCGGGACTGGCTACGGCTGGTTGGCCATTGCCTTCGCGCTCAATACCGACTTCAGGATTCTGGCGGTCGACTTCAACGGCCCCAGGGTCGTGGCGGCCCGCGCCATCGCGGCGGTGCTGGGAGTGGCGGACCGGATCGAATGGGCGGTGGCATCGGTCGATGCGCTGCCCTTTCCCGACCGGAGCTTCGACGCCGTCTATTGCATCGAGGTCATTGAGCATGTGAGCGACCGCCCCGAGGTGGTGCGCGACCTGGGGCGGGTGAGCCGGCGCCATCTGACGGTCTCCACGCCCAACAAGGCCGCGCCGGTCGTGTTCCACGACACATGCCTGCCATTCTGCCACTGGCTGCATCCGCGTTTCCGGAACGGCTATGCTAGGCTTTTCGGCCGGCTGCGCCAGCAGGATAACAACCTGTTCTGGTCGCCCTGGAAGCTGGTCTCATCCCTGCCGGAATTCGAATGCCTGTCCTCGGTCAGGCGCTTTCTGTCGCCGAATCTCAGGCTGACATTCCGCCGCGCCATGGAATAG
- the mobA gene encoding molybdenum cofactor guanylyltransferase MobA, translating into MPNSPETLGVVLAGGLARRMGGGDKPLRELGGRPLLAHVLARLRPQVTALLLNANGDPARFGPFGLPVVADGVPDYPGPLAGVLAALDWAAAHRPGLEWVVSVPGDSPFIPADLVARLHRAREVAGVPMACAKSGGWTHPPVGLWPVALREELRAALLADERKIDRWTARFGCASAEWPDRPRDPFFNANTPEELAEAEALLRQGMVAP; encoded by the coding sequence ATGCCGAACAGTCCTGAGACATTGGGTGTGGTGCTGGCCGGTGGGCTGGCAAGGCGGATGGGCGGCGGCGACAAGCCGCTGCGCGAACTCGGCGGGCGGCCGTTGCTGGCGCATGTGCTGGCGCGGCTGCGCCCGCAGGTTACGGCGCTGCTGCTGAACGCCAATGGCGACCCGGCGCGCTTCGGCCCCTTCGGCCTGCCGGTGGTGGCGGATGGGGTGCCGGATTACCCGGGGCCGCTGGCCGGGGTGCTGGCGGCGCTGGACTGGGCGGCCGCGCACCGCCCGGGGCTGGAATGGGTGGTCTCCGTCCCCGGGGATTCCCCCTTCATCCCCGCCGATCTGGTGGCGCGGCTGCACCGCGCGCGGGAGGTGGCGGGGGTGCCGATGGCCTGCGCGAAATCCGGGGGTTGGACGCATCCGCCGGTGGGCCTCTGGCCTGTCGCGCTGCGGGAGGAGCTGCGCGCGGCCCTGCTGGCCGATGAGCGCAAGATCGACCGCTGGACCGCCCGCTTCGGCTGTGCCAGCGCGGAATGGCCGGACCGGCCGCGCGACCCTTTCTTCAACGCCAACACGCCGGAGGAGCTGGCCGAGGCCGAAGCCCTCTTGCGCCAGGGCATGGTGGCCCCATAG
- the fdhD gene encoding formate dehydrogenase accessory sulfurtransferase FdhD has protein sequence MSAGTMSDDLTALRVRPDPSDPRLTRRVTGIDQTGAPIEVSVTVERPLTLYLNGQEIVTMMTIADRPEDLALGYLLNQNMLRPDDSVTAIDHDEDLGVVVVRTERRTDFEQKLRKKTLTSGCAQGTAFGDLMENFSQVRLPATAEIRTSWLYRLLHRINTLPTLYLEAGAIHGCALCFQDQPVVYMEDVGRHNAVDKIAGWMFREAVDGGDKIFYTTGRLTSEMVIKAVRMGIPILVSRSGFTAWGVELAREVGLTLIGRCKGRRFTALAGEERIVFDADLHYVEEESARHWRKNSRDAEQS, from the coding sequence ATGTCTGCCGGTACCATGTCCGATGATCTCACCGCGCTGCGCGTGCGCCCCGACCCTTCCGACCCGCGGCTGACGCGACGCGTCACGGGCATCGACCAGACCGGCGCGCCCATCGAGGTCAGCGTGACGGTGGAGCGGCCGCTGACCCTCTATCTCAACGGGCAGGAGATCGTGACGATGATGACGATCGCCGACCGGCCCGAGGATCTGGCGCTGGGCTATCTGCTGAACCAGAACATGCTGCGGCCCGATGACAGCGTCACCGCCATCGACCATGACGAGGATCTGGGTGTGGTGGTGGTGCGGACGGAGCGCCGCACCGATTTCGAGCAGAAGCTCAGGAAAAAGACGCTGACCTCCGGCTGCGCCCAGGGCACCGCCTTCGGCGACCTGATGGAGAATTTCTCCCAGGTGCGGCTGCCGGCCACCGCCGAGATCCGCACCTCCTGGCTCTACCGCCTGCTGCACCGGATCAATACGCTGCCGACGCTGTATCTGGAGGCCGGCGCCATCCATGGCTGCGCGCTCTGCTTCCAGGACCAGCCGGTGGTCTATATGGAGGATGTCGGCCGCCATAACGCGGTGGACAAGATCGCGGGCTGGATGTTCCGCGAAGCTGTCGATGGCGGCGACAAGATTTTCTACACCACGGGGCGCCTGACCTCGGAGATGGTGATCAAGGCGGTGCGGATGGGCATTCCCATCCTGGTCTCGCGTTCCGGCTTCACCGCCTGGGGCGTGGAACTGGCGCGGGAGGTCGGGCTGACGCTGATCGGCCGCTGCAAGGGCCGCCGCTTCACCGCCCTGGCGGGGGAGGAGCGGATCGTCTTCGATGCCGACCTGCACTATGTCGAGGAGGAAAGCGCCCGCCACTGGCGCAAGAACAGCCGCGATGCCGAACAGTCCTGA
- a CDS encoding MurR/RpiR family transcriptional regulator has product MIAPPPLAQLRQALPHLPPRLQELARFIIQHEFDAATRPMRELAAASGANPASFTRLAQAIGYIGWDAMRDALIERREKTGRPFSARLRDVVRTAGDDRITSAAELAGASLASDAAAVAQLQADPIGPAAEALHRAERIWTAGFRSCRLVAQLLTYEFSIFLPRIVQQIGAERPEDLDLGALQRGDVLLLVSIAPYTRNALLAARAARDAGCVLITLTDDAGAPVARDADHRLVFDIASPGFFPSLAGAVATAQALAAATFLLCGEVARDRLREAEERTAALAQYLPQEEPQA; this is encoded by the coding sequence ATGATCGCCCCGCCGCCCCTGGCGCAGCTTCGCCAAGCCCTGCCCCACCTGCCGCCCCGGCTGCAGGAGCTGGCGCGCTTCATCATCCAGCATGAATTCGACGCCGCGACCCGTCCGATGCGGGAACTGGCGGCGGCCTCCGGCGCCAACCCCGCCAGCTTCACGCGCCTGGCCCAGGCCATCGGCTATATCGGCTGGGATGCGATGCGGGACGCGCTGATCGAGCGGCGGGAGAAGACCGGCCGCCCCTTCTCCGCCCGGCTGCGCGACGTGGTACGGACGGCCGGCGACGACCGGATCACCAGCGCGGCCGAGCTGGCTGGTGCCTCCCTGGCCTCGGATGCCGCCGCCGTGGCCCAGTTGCAGGCCGACCCCATCGGCCCGGCCGCCGAGGCGCTGCACCGCGCGGAGCGCATCTGGACGGCGGGCTTCCGCTCCTGCCGCCTGGTGGCGCAGCTGCTGACCTATGAGTTCAGCATCTTCCTGCCCCGGATCGTGCAGCAGATCGGCGCCGAGCGGCCGGAGGACCTGGATCTCGGCGCATTGCAGCGGGGGGATGTCCTGCTGCTGGTCAGCATCGCCCCCTATACCCGCAACGCGCTGCTCGCGGCGCGGGCGGCGCGGGACGCCGGCTGCGTGCTGATAACGCTAACCGACGACGCCGGGGCGCCGGTAGCCAGGGACGCCGATCACCGCCTGGTCTTCGACATCGCCTCCCCCGGCTTCTTTCCCAGCCTGGCCGGGGCGGTGGCGACCGCCCAGGCGCTGGCCGCCGCCACCTTCCTGCTCTGCGGGGAAGTGGCAAGGGACCGGCTGCGGGAGGCGGAGGAGCGCACCGCCGCCCTCGCCCAGTATCTGCCGCAGGAGGAGCCCCAGGCCTGA
- a CDS encoding NtaA/DmoA family FMN-dependent monooxygenase (This protein belongs to a clade of FMN-dependent monooxygenases, within a broader family of flavin-dependent oxidoreductases, the luciferase-like monooxygenase (LMM) family, some of whose members use coenzyme F420 rather than FMN.), with translation MAARPFHLGWFLQGSSVQAWGEPWTGNIGQDWMYPSLFIDMARALERACFDYILLEDSSYVGEAYGGSREIYLRNGLSVPRQDPSIVATLLFAATQRIGVATTLATFTHPPYLLARIIATLDQVSGGRAGWNMVTGSSDMAARNYGLDGLPEHDLRYDMADEYMACVNALWDSWEPGAIVADRESGMLVDHTKVHTVDFKGKWYSSRGPLNSGPCIQGRPVIAQAGGSPRGRQFAATHGETIVANPKGIEAMKAYRNDVRARAAAMGRDPDAIKVLFLINPIIGESAEHAELRRRQRIADADRKIAQRLAHFSKVTNIDFGNMDLDKPIDETLRTNGHQQNLDTLKKMSAGGKTLRQAFTDYSGTGLSIDLCGTVDSIAGQMAEAMQEVGGDGFLFSMGDVSRRTVAEVADGLVPALQARGLTRKAYGHATFRENLLEF, from the coding sequence ATGGCTGCGCGACCTTTTCATCTTGGCTGGTTTCTTCAGGGTTCCAGCGTCCAGGCCTGGGGCGAGCCCTGGACCGGCAATATCGGCCAGGACTGGATGTATCCCAGCCTGTTCATCGACATGGCCCGCGCGCTGGAGCGCGCCTGCTTCGACTACATCCTGCTCGAGGACAGCTCCTATGTGGGCGAGGCCTATGGCGGATCGCGGGAGATCTATCTGAGGAACGGGCTCTCCGTGCCGCGGCAGGACCCTTCCATCGTGGCGACCCTGCTCTTCGCCGCCACGCAGCGCATCGGCGTCGCCACCACCCTCGCCACCTTCACGCATCCGCCCTACCTGCTGGCGCGCATCATCGCGACGTTGGACCAGGTCTCGGGCGGGCGCGCAGGCTGGAACATGGTGACCGGCAGCAGCGACATGGCCGCGCGCAACTACGGGCTGGACGGGCTGCCGGAACACGACCTGCGCTACGACATGGCCGATGAATACATGGCCTGCGTCAACGCGCTCTGGGATTCCTGGGAGCCTGGCGCCATCGTCGCCGACCGTGAGAGCGGCATGCTGGTGGACCACACCAAGGTCCATACGGTGGATTTCAAGGGGAAGTGGTACAGCTCGCGCGGGCCGCTGAATTCAGGGCCCTGCATCCAGGGGCGGCCGGTCATCGCGCAGGCCGGGGGCTCCCCGCGCGGGCGGCAGTTCGCCGCGACGCATGGCGAGACCATCGTGGCCAACCCCAAGGGCATCGAGGCCATGAAGGCCTACCGGAACGATGTGCGCGCCCGCGCCGCCGCCATGGGCCGCGACCCCGATGCCATCAAGGTGCTGTTCCTGATCAATCCCATCATCGGTGAGAGCGCGGAGCATGCGGAGCTGCGGCGGCGGCAGCGTATCGCCGATGCGGATCGCAAGATCGCGCAGCGGCTGGCGCATTTCAGCAAGGTCACGAATATCGATTTCGGCAACATGGACCTCGACAAGCCGATCGATGAGACCCTCCGCACCAATGGCCACCAGCAGAACCTGGACACGCTGAAGAAGATGAGCGCCGGCGGCAAGACGCTGCGCCAGGCCTTCACGGATTACAGCGGCACCGGGCTTTCGATCGACCTCTGCGGCACGGTGGATTCCATCGCCGGGCAGATGGCGGAGGCGATGCAGGAGGTCGGTGGCGACGGCTTCCTCTTCTCCATGGGCGATGTCTCCCGCCGCACGGTGGCGGAGGTGGCGGATGGGCTGGTGCCGGCCTTGCAGGCGCGCGGGCTGACCCGCAAGGCCTATGGCCACGCCACCTTCCGCGAGAACCTGCTGGAGTTCTGA
- a CDS encoding TonB-dependent siderophore receptor produces MTRRRLLTASASRSALLAGLAMTFAHPVLAQEPILLREVVITAEQELKQAPGVSVITQEDIRRLPPANDISEIVRQMPGVNLTGNSSSGQYGNNRQIDLRGMGPENTLILIDGKPVRSRNAVRMGRSGERNTRGDSNWVPAEAIERIEVIRGPAAARYGSGAAGGVVNIITKAPTDEFSGSVTAYTNIPEDGREGDSRRLGFNLAGPLAEDLSFRLYGNIARTDADSLDLNRDFAASPGAVPPAGREGVKNRDINGLLRWDLTPQQVLELELGYSRQGNIYAGDRAVSNAGTDLLARLANEGAETNVLERYSTSLAHRGDFGWADTRTLFLYEGTINKRLNEGLAGSTEGSISTEDGFSTATLNNYTASTEINIPLELLASQRLTLGAEAFIENLKDPFSVTQSTSLGGTIPGISDGPRDPSSRAETFSFFAEDNIYATPRLVLTPGLRFDHHNEFGSNWSPSLNASYELFDGFSVKGGIARAFKAPNLYQSNPNYIYFTMGNGCPANFPSLGAGCYVVGNEDLKAETSLNKEIGVSYNNGGFSSSLTYFHNDYRDKIVAGVVPVGLASRSGRVFRWENTPEAVVQGLEGNLLVPVTEDISWNTNFTYMIESKDKATGQPLSLIPEYTINSSVTWQANEDLSFTAGLTHYGKQEARTITGTGAAASGAELWDRDPYSVVDVSASWTFTKNTRITAGVSNIFNEQLFRQANSSGAGANTYNEPGRAYFVSLTAFF; encoded by the coding sequence ATGACACGACGCCGCCTCCTGACCGCCTCCGCCTCCCGCTCCGCCCTGCTGGCGGGCCTCGCCATGACCTTCGCCCATCCCGTCCTGGCGCAGGAACCCATCCTGCTGCGGGAAGTCGTCATCACCGCGGAGCAGGAGTTGAAGCAGGCGCCTGGCGTCTCCGTCATCACGCAGGAGGATATCCGGCGCCTGCCGCCCGCCAACGACATCTCGGAAATCGTGCGGCAGATGCCGGGCGTGAACCTCACCGGCAATTCCTCCTCCGGCCAGTACGGCAACAACCGCCAGATCGACCTGCGCGGCATGGGGCCGGAGAACACGCTGATCCTGATCGACGGCAAGCCGGTCCGCAGCCGCAACGCCGTCCGCATGGGCCGCAGCGGGGAACGCAACACGCGCGGCGATTCCAACTGGGTGCCCGCCGAGGCGATCGAGCGCATCGAGGTCATCCGCGGCCCGGCCGCCGCGCGCTATGGCTCGGGCGCCGCGGGCGGCGTGGTGAACATCATCACCAAGGCGCCGACCGACGAGTTCTCTGGCTCCGTCACCGCCTATACCAACATCCCCGAGGATGGCCGCGAGGGTGACAGCCGCCGCCTGGGCTTCAACCTCGCCGGCCCGCTGGCAGAAGATCTCTCCTTCCGCCTCTACGGCAATATCGCCCGCACCGATGCCGACAGCCTGGACCTGAACCGGGATTTCGCCGCCTCCCCCGGCGCCGTACCGCCGGCCGGCCGGGAAGGCGTGAAGAATCGCGACATCAACGGCCTGCTGCGCTGGGACCTGACGCCGCAGCAGGTGCTGGAACTGGAACTCGGCTACAGCCGCCAGGGCAACATCTATGCCGGCGACCGCGCCGTCAGCAACGCCGGCACCGACCTGCTGGCCAGGCTGGCCAATGAGGGCGCCGAGACGAATGTGCTGGAGCGCTACTCCACCTCGCTGGCGCATCGCGGCGATTTCGGCTGGGCCGATACGCGCACGCTCTTCCTCTATGAAGGCACCATCAACAAGCGGCTGAACGAGGGCCTGGCCGGCAGCACCGAAGGCAGCATCAGTACCGAGGACGGCTTCTCCACAGCCACCCTCAACAACTATACCGCCAGCACCGAGATCAACATCCCGCTGGAGCTGCTGGCCTCGCAGCGCCTGACGCTGGGTGCCGAAGCCTTCATCGAGAACCTGAAGGACCCCTTCTCGGTCACGCAGAGCACCTCCCTCGGCGGCACCATCCCCGGCATCTCCGACGGCCCGCGCGACCCCAGCTCGCGCGCCGAGACCTTCTCCTTCTTCGCCGAGGACAATATCTACGCCACCCCCCGGCTGGTGCTGACGCCGGGCCTGCGCTTCGATCACCACAACGAGTTCGGCTCCAACTGGAGCCCCAGCCTGAACGCCTCCTACGAGCTGTTCGACGGCTTCTCGGTCAAGGGCGGCATCGCGCGCGCCTTCAAGGCGCCCAACCTCTACCAGTCCAATCCCAACTACATCTACTTCACCATGGGCAATGGCTGCCCCGCCAACTTCCCCAGCCTCGGCGCCGGCTGCTACGTGGTGGGCAACGAGGACCTGAAGGCCGAGACCAGCCTGAACAAGGAGATCGGCGTCTCCTACAACAATGGCGGCTTCAGCAGCAGTCTGACCTATTTCCACAACGACTACCGCGACAAGATCGTCGCCGGCGTCGTGCCGGTTGGCCTCGCCAGCCGCAGTGGCCGCGTCTTCCGCTGGGAGAATACGCCGGAGGCAGTGGTGCAAGGCCTGGAGGGCAACCTGCTGGTGCCGGTGACCGAGGATATCTCCTGGAACACCAACTTCACCTACATGATCGAGAGCAAGGACAAGGCCACCGGCCAGCCGCTCTCGCTCATCCCCGAATACACCATCAACAGCTCGGTCACCTGGCAGGCGAACGAGGACCTGTCCTTCACCGCGGGCCTGACGCATTACGGCAAGCAGGAGGCGCGTACCATCACCGGCACCGGCGCGGCTGCCTCGGGCGCGGAGCTGTGGGACCGCGATCCCTATTCGGTGGTGGATGTCAGCGCCAGCTGGACCTTCACGAAGAACACCCGCATCACCGCAGGCGTCAGCAACATCTTCAACGAGCAGCTGTTCCGCCAGGCCAATTCCTCCGGCGCGGGCGCCAATACCTATAACGAGCCAGGGCGCGCCTATTTCGTCAGCCTGACCGCCTTCTTCTGA